From one Bradyrhizobium sp. Ash2021 genomic stretch:
- a CDS encoding sulfite exporter TauE/SafE family protein, whose amino-acid sequence MISTTQSLLGLASGMLVGFSLGLVGGGGSILAVPLMVYVVGVPEPHVAIGTSAIAVAANAAVNLSNHARGGTVVWSCALVFAAAGIIGAFGGSILGKMVDGQKLLALFALVMLVIAMLMLKTRARIGLPDVKISLSNMPAIAGLGLATGTMSGFFGIGGGFLIVPALMLATGMPIMNAVSSSLVAVTTFGMTTAASYAWSGLVSWPLAGLFVAGGIVGGVAGTRSAQHLAERRGALNIVFAVVIIAVALYMLARNLSLS is encoded by the coding sequence ATCATCTCCACAACGCAAAGCCTGCTTGGACTGGCATCGGGAATGCTGGTCGGATTTTCCCTTGGCCTGGTCGGGGGCGGCGGATCGATTCTGGCCGTGCCGCTGATGGTCTATGTGGTCGGCGTGCCCGAGCCGCATGTCGCGATCGGCACCAGTGCGATCGCGGTGGCCGCGAATGCCGCGGTCAATTTGTCCAACCATGCGCGCGGCGGCACTGTCGTCTGGTCCTGCGCGCTGGTGTTTGCGGCGGCGGGCATCATCGGCGCCTTCGGCGGATCGATCCTCGGCAAGATGGTCGATGGCCAGAAACTATTGGCGCTGTTTGCGCTGGTGATGCTCGTCATCGCGATGCTGATGCTGAAGACGCGTGCGCGGATCGGGCTGCCCGACGTCAAGATCAGCCTGTCCAACATGCCGGCCATCGCCGGCCTCGGGCTGGCGACCGGGACGATGTCCGGCTTCTTCGGCATCGGCGGCGGATTTCTGATCGTGCCGGCCCTGATGCTGGCGACGGGCATGCCGATCATGAACGCGGTCAGTTCCTCGCTGGTCGCCGTCACCACCTTCGGCATGACCACCGCCGCCAGCTATGCCTGGTCCGGCCTCGTCTCCTGGCCGCTGGCGGGCCTGTTCGTCGCCGGCGGCATCGTCGGCGGGGTGGCCGGCACGCGGTCGGCGCAGCACCTGGCGGAGCGCCGCGGCGCGCTCAATATCGTGTTTGCCGTGGTCATTATTGCGGTGGCGCTCTATATGCTGGCGCGTAACTTATCCCTATCTTGA
- a CDS encoding TetR/AcrR family transcriptional regulator yields MTDGKGDAWIEAGFREIARSGVEGVRVEVLAKNLGVTKGGFYRRFRDRAALLEGMLQGWSAGRIAAIEKQTSLDGATARERLKALIALYSERMNTEGMAIELAIRQWARSDQAAAAAVASVDAARLRNVGHLYRATGLAPDEADAQAFLFYCFIFGQSLLFLERGPRKRAQLVAKSAEKLVEEERATG; encoded by the coding sequence ATGACCGACGGCAAGGGCGACGCCTGGATCGAGGCCGGTTTCAGGGAGATCGCGCGCTCTGGCGTCGAAGGCGTGCGGGTGGAGGTGCTGGCCAAGAATCTCGGCGTCACCAAGGGCGGCTTCTACCGGCGCTTCCGGGATCGCGCCGCGCTGCTCGAGGGCATGCTGCAGGGCTGGAGCGCGGGGCGCATCGCCGCAATCGAAAAGCAGACCAGCCTCGATGGCGCTACCGCCCGCGAACGGCTGAAGGCGCTGATCGCGCTTTATTCGGAGCGGATGAATACCGAGGGCATGGCAATCGAACTGGCGATCCGGCAATGGGCCCGGTCCGACCAGGCCGCCGCCGCAGCCGTGGCCAGCGTCGACGCGGCGCGCTTGAGGAATGTCGGACATCTCTATCGCGCGACGGGTCTCGCGCCTGACGAAGCCGATGCGCAGGCGTTCCTGTTCTACTGCTTCATCTTCGGCCAGAGCCTGCTGTTTCTCGAACGCGGACCGCGCAAGCGCGCGCAACTGGTCGCGAAGTCAGCCGAGAAACTGGTCGAGGAAGAACGCGCGACCGGCTGA
- a CDS encoding PaaI family thioesterase, which yields MSRFVPKNPDFRRVATDTFERQPAMRTLGISLARLEPGEVDLSMAYSANFTQQNGFVHAGVITAGLDNACGIAAFTLMPAGSDILTVEFKTNLLAPAKGERFAFRAHVVKPGRTLTVWEGRAYAEHDGVETLIATMTGTLMALPRRKPATQHDNPHARA from the coding sequence ATGTCGCGCTTCGTCCCCAAGAACCCGGATTTTCGCCGGGTCGCGACCGACACGTTCGAGCGGCAGCCGGCGATGCGCACGCTCGGCATTTCGCTGGCGCGGCTGGAGCCCGGCGAGGTCGACCTGTCGATGGCCTATTCGGCCAATTTCACCCAGCAGAACGGTTTCGTTCATGCCGGCGTGATCACGGCGGGGCTCGACAACGCCTGCGGCATCGCCGCTTTCACATTGATGCCGGCCGGTTCCGACATCCTGACCGTCGAGTTCAAGACCAATTTGCTGGCGCCGGCGAAGGGTGAGCGTTTTGCGTTCCGCGCTCATGTCGTCAAACCCGGCCGCACGCTGACGGTGTGGGAAGGCCGGGCTTATGCCGAACATGACGGCGTCGAAACGCTGATCGCGACCATGACCGGCACCTTGATGGCGTTGCCGCGCCGCAAACCTGCAACGCAGCACGACAACCCTCACGCGCGGGCCTGA
- a CDS encoding PsiF family protein translates to MTKISSLATAAALASLLLTGSAYAQTAAPAKDATKTETKAPAEKKAEKPRTAASLECSKEADAKGLHGKERKKFRSECKKGATDKAK, encoded by the coding sequence ATGACGAAGATTTCCTCCCTTGCGACTGCGGCCGCTCTTGCTTCGCTGCTGTTGACGGGCTCCGCATACGCGCAGACGGCGGCGCCAGCCAAGGACGCCACCAAGACCGAGACCAAGGCGCCGGCCGAAAAGAAGGCCGAGAAGCCGCGGACCGCAGCCTCCCTCGAATGCTCGAAGGAAGCCGACGCCAAGGGGTTGCACGGCAAGGAGCGCAAGAAATTCCGTTCCGAATGCAAGAAGGGCGCGACCGACAAGGCCAAATGA
- a CDS encoding LrgB family protein codes for MSDNPFSLWVYLSQSPLLWLTVTLLTYAIADAVSLWTHRHPLANPVLHSMWIIGAFLLLTKTSYTTYFGGAQFVHFLLGPATVALAVPLYENRNVVAAAILPMLVALVVGSITAIVSVVLLAEAAGLPRAIILSLAPKSVTAGVAMGISESLHADPSLTAVSVVLTGIMGAIIVTPLMNRTGITDFRARGFAVGIAAHGIGTARAFQVDAVAGVFAGIAMSLNALVTSLLVPLAATLLVR; via the coding sequence ATGAGCGACAATCCGTTTTCACTGTGGGTCTACCTGTCGCAGTCGCCGCTGCTCTGGCTGACGGTGACGCTGCTGACCTATGCGATCGCGGATGCGGTGTCGCTTTGGACGCACCGCCATCCGCTGGCCAATCCGGTGCTGCATTCGATGTGGATCATCGGCGCCTTCCTGCTGCTCACCAAGACGTCCTACACGACCTATTTCGGCGGCGCGCAGTTCGTGCATTTCCTGCTCGGACCCGCGACGGTGGCGCTGGCCGTGCCGCTCTACGAAAACCGAAACGTGGTGGCGGCGGCAATCCTGCCGATGCTGGTGGCGCTCGTGGTCGGCTCCATCACCGCGATCGTTTCGGTGGTGCTGCTAGCCGAGGCCGCAGGCCTGCCGCGCGCGATCATTCTCTCGCTGGCGCCGAAATCAGTCACCGCCGGCGTCGCCATGGGCATCAGCGAATCCCTGCACGCCGATCCGTCGCTGACGGCGGTCTCGGTGGTCCTCACCGGGATCATGGGTGCGATCATCGTCACGCCGCTGATGAACCGGACCGGAATTACCGATTTCCGCGCCCGCGGCTTTGCGGTCGGGATCGCGGCCCACGGCATCGGCACCGCGCGCGCCTTCCAGGTCGACGCGGTGGCGGGCGTGTTCGCCGGCATCGCCATGAGCCTGAACGCGCTGGTGACATCGCTATTGGTGCCGCTGGCGGCGACGCTTTTGGTGCGCTGA
- a CDS encoding LysR family transcriptional regulator — MDRFDAMRVFSRVVERRSFSLAAEDLGLPRSTVTDAVKGLEARLGVRLLERTTRQVSPTLDGEAYYRRCLSLIADLEDAEGAFGGARPKGLLRVDVHGTLARHFVMPRLPEFLAEYPGIELYISEGDRLVDLIREGIDCVLRVGDIKDSDMIARRVAMLDEITCAGPAYIDRIGQPASVDALGGHIMVGFHSSAAGTLLPLEFVVDGAVREVRLPAMVSVNGAESLVAAARLGLGLIQVPRYHVEDDLKRGTLVAVLPDCPPSPTPVSLLYPRHRQLSPRVRVFIDYVMREFGAARGSDHERSPADVARTRW; from the coding sequence ATGGACCGGTTCGACGCGATGCGGGTCTTCTCGCGGGTGGTGGAGCGACGCAGTTTTTCGCTGGCCGCCGAGGATCTCGGCCTGCCGCGCTCCACGGTAACGGACGCGGTGAAGGGGCTGGAAGCCCGCCTCGGGGTTCGACTACTCGAGCGGACCACCCGACAGGTGAGCCCGACGCTGGATGGCGAGGCCTACTACCGGCGCTGCCTGTCATTGATCGCCGATCTCGAGGATGCCGAAGGTGCGTTCGGCGGTGCCAGGCCGAAGGGACTGCTGCGTGTGGATGTGCACGGAACGCTGGCGCGTCATTTCGTGATGCCGCGCCTGCCCGAATTCCTCGCCGAATATCCCGGCATCGAACTCTACATCAGCGAGGGCGATCGGCTGGTCGATCTGATCCGCGAAGGAATCGATTGCGTCCTGCGCGTCGGCGATATCAAGGACAGCGACATGATCGCGCGCCGCGTCGCCATGCTTGATGAGATCACCTGCGCCGGACCTGCCTACATCGATCGCATCGGTCAGCCTGCGAGCGTCGACGCGCTCGGCGGCCACATCATGGTCGGCTTCCATTCGTCGGCGGCCGGGACGCTGCTGCCACTTGAGTTCGTCGTCGATGGCGCCGTGCGCGAGGTGAGGTTGCCGGCGATGGTTTCGGTCAACGGCGCCGAGAGCCTGGTCGCCGCCGCGCGCCTCGGGCTGGGGTTGATTCAGGTGCCGCGTTATCACGTCGAAGACGATCTGAAACGGGGAACGCTTGTCGCCGTACTGCCGGACTGTCCGCCGTCGCCGACCCCGGTCTCGTTATTGTATCCACGCCATCGCCAACTATCGCCGCGTGTCCGCGTGTTCATCGATTACGTAATGCGGGAGTTCGGTGCCGCGCGAGGCAGCGATCATGAGCGGAGCCCTGCCGATGTTGCTCGCACACGTTGGTGA
- a CDS encoding acyl-CoA thioesterase, with protein sequence MENEATYRGTVYPWQCDHVGHMNIMWYVGKFDEANWNLFARLGLTPTYLRESGRGMAAVQQNIAYKRELLAGDIVEVKSRLLEIRDRSIRLLHEMRNAETGEIAATCEITGVHMDRQARKSASFEVKIRDAAAKHLAPSAPAMA encoded by the coding sequence ATGGAAAACGAGGCGACCTATCGCGGCACGGTCTATCCGTGGCAATGCGATCATGTCGGCCACATGAATATCATGTGGTATGTCGGCAAATTCGACGAAGCCAACTGGAATCTGTTCGCCCGGCTCGGGCTGACGCCGACTTATTTGCGCGAATCCGGCCGCGGCATGGCCGCCGTGCAGCAGAACATCGCCTACAAGCGCGAATTACTGGCCGGCGATATCGTCGAGGTCAAAAGCCGGCTTTTGGAGATCCGCGACAGGTCGATCCGCTTGCTGCACGAAATGCGCAACGCCGAAACCGGCGAGATTGCCGCTACCTGCGAGATAACAGGCGTGCACATGGACCGGCAGGCGCGCAAATCGGCGTCGTTTGAGGTCAAAATCCGCGACGCCGCGGCGAAACATCTCGCTCCATCAGCGCCGGCGATGGCGTGA
- a CDS encoding SDR family oxidoreductase, which yields MKQVIVITGASSGFGRLTADALAKAGHTVYASMRETTGRNAAVVADVEKFARDNKVDLRALELDVGSQDSADAAIAKIVAQQGHLDVVMHNAGHMVFGPAEAFTPEQLAELYDINVLSTQRVNRAALPQLRKQGRGLLVWVSSSSSAGGTPPYLAPYFAAKAGMDALAVVYARELSRWGIETSIIVPGAFTGGTNHFAHSGSPADRARAAEYEAGPYAGFGEQIMKAFSAIVPPEADAASVADAIVKIVDMPFGQRPFRVHIDPTQDGAEVAFAVIDRVRNEMLHRVGFSDLLHPKANG from the coding sequence ATGAAACAGGTTATCGTCATCACCGGTGCGTCCAGCGGCTTTGGCCGGCTGACCGCCGACGCGCTCGCGAAAGCCGGCCACACGGTATACGCGTCAATGCGTGAGACCACCGGCCGCAACGCGGCTGTCGTCGCGGACGTCGAGAAATTTGCGCGCGACAACAAGGTAGATCTGCGCGCGCTTGAACTCGACGTCGGTTCGCAGGACTCGGCCGACGCGGCGATTGCGAAGATCGTCGCGCAACAGGGGCATCTTGACGTCGTGATGCACAACGCCGGCCATATGGTGTTCGGGCCGGCGGAAGCGTTCACGCCCGAACAACTGGCCGAACTTTACGACATCAATGTGCTGAGCACCCAGCGTGTCAATCGTGCGGCGTTGCCGCAACTGCGCAAGCAGGGCCGGGGATTGCTGGTCTGGGTGTCGAGCAGCAGCTCGGCCGGCGGCACGCCGCCCTATCTCGCGCCCTATTTTGCAGCCAAGGCCGGCATGGATGCGCTTGCCGTGGTCTATGCGCGCGAACTGTCGCGCTGGGGCATTGAAACCTCGATCATCGTGCCGGGTGCGTTCACCGGCGGCACCAATCATTTCGCGCATTCGGGTTCGCCCGCCGATCGGGCGCGCGCCGCGGAATATGAAGCCGGCCCCTATGCCGGCTTCGGCGAGCAGATCATGAAGGCGTTTTCGGCGATCGTGCCACCGGAGGCCGACGCCGCGTCGGTGGCCGATGCCATCGTCAAAATCGTCGATATGCCGTTCGGCCAGAGGCCGTTCCGCGTTCACATCGATCCGACGCAAGACGGCGCCGAGGTTGCCTTCGCCGTGATCGACCGGGTTCGCAACGAGATGCTGCACCGTGTCGGATTTTCCGACCTGCTCCACCCCAAAGCCAACGGGTGA
- a CDS encoding DsbA family protein, whose translation MRSERTRRDALGLLGAGFAALGTGIAPRSARAEDDEEKVLTEALVLRDPEIPVAGNVDGDITIVEWFDYNCPYCRKLEPELRQVVQDDGKVRLVLKDWPILGPVSKVAARMALAAKYQDKFLKAHEAMIGVNSKLTEPRLGELLAAAGIDMDRLNRDLTANVKAIDTILARNNDQAKAFGFNGTPSFIVGKFRVPGVLTMAEFEMVIADARKAKASN comes from the coding sequence ATGAGATCGGAGCGGACCCGGCGTGACGCGCTTGGCTTGCTCGGCGCGGGCTTTGCGGCGCTCGGCACCGGCATCGCGCCGCGTTCGGCGCGCGCGGAAGACGACGAGGAGAAGGTGCTGACGGAAGCGCTGGTGCTGCGCGATCCCGAAATCCCGGTGGCCGGCAATGTCGATGGCGACATCACCATCGTCGAGTGGTTCGACTACAATTGTCCGTATTGCCGCAAGCTCGAGCCCGAGCTTCGCCAGGTCGTGCAGGACGACGGCAAGGTCCGCCTGGTGCTGAAGGATTGGCCGATCCTGGGCCCGGTCTCCAAGGTCGCCGCGCGGATGGCGCTGGCCGCCAAATATCAGGACAAGTTCCTGAAAGCCCACGAGGCGATGATCGGCGTCAATTCGAAGCTGACCGAGCCGCGCCTCGGCGAGCTGCTCGCGGCCGCCGGCATCGACATGGATCGCCTCAACCGCGATCTTACAGCCAATGTCAAGGCGATCGACACCATCCTGGCGCGCAACAACGATCAGGCCAAGGCGTTCGGCTTTAACGGGACGCCCTCCTTCATTGTCGGCAAATTCCGCGTGCCCGGCGTCCTGACCATGGCGGAATTCGAGATGGTCATTGCCGACGCGCGCAAGGCGAAGGCGAGCAATTAG
- a CDS encoding SDR family oxidoreductase encodes MANESNKVAIVTGASRGIGAAVAGRLAKDGFTVVINYAGDTKSAEALARKIESNGGRALTAKADVSDPSAVRGMFDAAEAAFGGVDVLVNNAGIMKLAKIADSDDALFDQQIAINLKGSFNAMREAAIRLRDGGRIINFSTSVVGVKLETYGVYAATKAAIETMTAVLSKELRGRSITVNAVAPGPTATDLFLNGKSPELIERMAKMNPLERLGTPEDIAASVSFLAGPDGGWINGQTLRPNGGMV; translated from the coding sequence ATGGCAAACGAATCCAACAAGGTAGCAATCGTTACGGGCGCCTCGCGCGGGATCGGCGCGGCGGTGGCCGGGCGGCTCGCCAAAGACGGCTTTACCGTCGTCATCAACTATGCCGGCGACACCAAATCCGCCGAGGCGCTGGCGCGTAAGATCGAGAGTAACGGCGGCCGGGCGCTGACCGCCAAGGCCGATGTCAGCGATCCCAGCGCGGTGCGCGGCATGTTTGATGCGGCGGAAGCCGCCTTCGGCGGGGTCGACGTGCTGGTCAACAATGCCGGCATCATGAAGCTCGCAAAAATCGCCGACAGCGACGATGCGCTGTTCGACCAGCAGATCGCGATCAACCTCAAGGGCAGTTTCAACGCGATGCGCGAAGCCGCGATACGGCTGCGCGATGGTGGACGCATTATCAATTTCTCGACCAGCGTCGTCGGGGTGAAGCTCGAGACCTATGGCGTCTACGCCGCCACCAAGGCCGCGATCGAAACCATGACGGCGGTGCTGTCGAAGGAACTGCGGGGCCGTTCGATCACCGTCAACGCGGTGGCGCCTGGCCCGACGGCCACGGATCTGTTCCTCAACGGCAAATCGCCGGAGCTGATCGAGCGCATGGCGAAGATGAATCCGCTGGAGCGGCTCGGCACGCCCGAGGATATCGCAGCCAGCGTTTCGTTCCTCGCCGGCCCGGACGGCGGCTGGATCAACGGCCAGACGCTGCGCCCCAATGGCGGCATGGTCTGA
- a CDS encoding dienelactone hydrolase family protein, whose amino-acid sequence MSEAVVDDIVAVLPPLLQSLESLGFIARHLNPPDFGRVMHAAGAPDQALRAVRPRLAEWPEQFAGIRTSLESASDAALAAYQGLRAVQNGNGDIVAVFRALRHATRAQEALYPLSVKLPPVSEFFVDPSLRDDTDLLARLAQPGNENTGIMHDHNEPGSRGGFSLYVPEYYTPDRAWPLVMALHGGSGNGRGFLWSWLRDARSRGAILVAPTATGNTSNKSTWALMGDDTDTPNLARILDSVRSRWNVDSRKMLLTGMSDGGTFCYVTGFESASPFTHLAPVAATFHPLMAEMADAERLRGLPIHIVHGRLDWMFPVQVARQTQQALAAAGADVTYRELDDLSHTYPREMNGPMLDWLRGA is encoded by the coding sequence ATGAGCGAGGCCGTGGTGGACGACATCGTGGCCGTGCTGCCGCCGCTGTTGCAATCGCTGGAATCCCTTGGCTTCATTGCGCGCCATCTCAACCCGCCGGATTTCGGCCGGGTGATGCACGCCGCCGGCGCGCCGGACCAGGCGTTGCGCGCGGTTCGGCCGCGGCTGGCGGAATGGCCGGAGCAATTCGCCGGCATCCGAACATCGCTCGAATCCGCCAGCGATGCAGCGCTGGCCGCCTACCAGGGCCTGCGCGCGGTGCAAAACGGCAATGGCGACATCGTCGCGGTGTTTCGCGCGCTGCGCCACGCCACGCGCGCGCAGGAGGCGCTCTATCCGCTGTCGGTGAAATTGCCGCCGGTCAGCGAGTTCTTTGTCGACCCCTCGCTGCGCGACGACACCGATCTGTTGGCGCGGCTCGCCCAGCCCGGCAACGAAAACACCGGCATCATGCATGACCACAACGAGCCCGGCAGCCGCGGCGGCTTCTCGCTCTATGTACCGGAATACTACACGCCGGATCGCGCCTGGCCGCTGGTGATGGCGCTGCATGGCGGCAGCGGCAACGGCCGCGGCTTTCTGTGGAGCTGGCTGCGCGATGCGCGCAGCCGCGGCGCGATCCTGGTTGCGCCCACGGCGACGGGAAATACTTCGAATAAGAGTACCTGGGCCTTGATGGGCGACGATACCGATACGCCGAACCTCGCGCGCATTCTCGATTCCGTGCGATCGCGCTGGAACGTCGATTCCAGAAAGATGCTGCTGACCGGCATGAGCGACGGCGGCACCTTCTGCTACGTGACCGGATTTGAGAGCGCCTCGCCCTTCACCCACCTCGCCCCGGTCGCCGCGACGTTTCATCCGCTGATGGCGGAAATGGCCGACGCCGAGCGGCTGCGCGGCCTCCCGATCCATATCGTGCATGGCCGGCTCGACTGGATGTTCCCGGTGCAGGTGGCGCGGCAAACGCAGCAAGCGCTCGCGGCCGCCGGTGCCGACGTCACCTACCGCGAGCTCGACGATCTCAGCCACACCTATCCGCGCGAGATGAACGGGCCGATGCTGGACTGGCTGCGCGGAGCATAG
- a CDS encoding AbrB family transcriptional regulator, whose translation MTLIPATIALAVPSRARILNTLETLAIGSAGGLLFLWAHLPGGLISGAMIAVGIAALAGRPLGVPPLLTQSVLLLLGISLGSLVSRQLIQHMGSYPLTIGLLALATFCSTFGSSLYLQRVHGWDQTSAFLAGSPGALSQITILAAERGADVPAIAVVQTMRVIILTAALPLLLSLTGVAPSSPPAVIAAIASPLELATLIVASVAVALLLRLAKFPASWMFGAMIASSVLHGTALIEGGLPPWVRSVALVGIGALIGSRFARMKASTLLSHVNAALGSFVIAIIISAIFVAVIALTTHVRFADVIVAFAPGAMDAMLALALTLHIDPIFVGAHHLSRFVFVTITTPGIIHLFGRPQDDVDD comes from the coding sequence GTGACCCTGATCCCCGCAACGATCGCGCTTGCCGTTCCCAGCCGCGCCAGGATTCTCAACACGCTCGAGACGCTCGCCATCGGCAGCGCCGGCGGCCTGCTGTTTTTGTGGGCACACCTTCCGGGCGGGCTGATTTCCGGCGCCATGATCGCGGTCGGCATCGCCGCACTGGCCGGGCGGCCGCTCGGGGTGCCGCCACTCCTGACCCAGTCGGTGTTGTTGCTGCTCGGCATATCCCTGGGCTCGCTGGTGTCGCGGCAGTTGATCCAGCATATGGGCTCCTACCCCCTGACCATTGGGCTGCTCGCGCTCGCGACCTTCTGCTCGACCTTCGGCAGCAGCCTCTATCTGCAGCGCGTGCACGGCTGGGACCAGACCTCGGCATTCCTGGCCGGGAGCCCCGGCGCGCTGTCGCAAATCACCATTCTTGCTGCCGAGCGGGGCGCGGACGTGCCGGCGATTGCCGTGGTGCAGACCATGCGCGTGATCATCCTGACCGCAGCACTGCCGCTGCTGTTGTCGCTGACCGGCGTGGCGCCGTCGTCGCCGCCGGCCGTGATCGCGGCGATTGCCTCGCCGCTCGAACTGGCCACGCTGATCGTGGCCTCGGTGGCGGTGGCCCTGTTGCTGCGGTTGGCGAAATTTCCCGCGAGCTGGATGTTCGGCGCGATGATCGCCTCGAGCGTGCTGCACGGCACCGCCCTGATCGAGGGCGGCCTGCCGCCATGGGTGCGCAGCGTGGCGCTGGTCGGCATCGGCGCCCTGATCGGCTCACGCTTTGCGCGGATGAAGGCTTCGACCTTGCTCAGCCACGTCAATGCGGCGCTCGGCTCCTTCGTCATCGCCATCATCATCTCGGCGATCTTCGTCGCGGTGATTGCACTCACCACCCATGTGCGCTTCGCCGACGTCATCGTGGCGTTCGCGCCGGGTGCGATGGACGCCATGCTGGCGCTGGCGCTGACGCTGCACATCGACCCGATTTTCGTCGGCGCGCATCATCTGTCGCGCTTCGTGTTCGTCACCATCACCACGCCCGGCATCATCCATCTGTTCGGACGGCCGCAGGATGACGTCGACGATTAA
- a CDS encoding CidA/LrgA family protein, which produces MIASLSLILLCQLIGEVFVRGLGLPMPGPVVGLVLLLLLLLARDRFVVLARGPLQGDGVESASRGLLAHLSLLFVPAGVGVVQKLDLLAEHGIAILAILAVSVVITLLVTVATFLVANRFLARGQDRP; this is translated from the coding sequence ATGATCGCAAGCCTTAGCCTGATCCTGCTTTGCCAATTGATCGGCGAAGTTTTCGTGCGCGGCCTCGGCCTGCCGATGCCGGGCCCGGTGGTCGGGCTGGTGCTTCTGCTGCTGTTGCTGCTGGCGCGGGACCGCTTCGTCGTGCTCGCGCGCGGGCCGCTGCAAGGCGATGGCGTGGAAAGCGCCAGCCGCGGCCTGCTGGCGCATCTGTCGCTGTTGTTCGTCCCCGCAGGCGTCGGCGTCGTGCAAAAGCTCGATCTGCTCGCCGAGCACGGCATCGCCATCCTGGCAATCCTGGCCGTCTCCGTGGTCATCACCTTGCTGGTGACGGTCGCGACGTTTCTGGTGGCGAACCGCTTCCTCGCGCGCGGACAGGACAGGCCATGA
- a CDS encoding disulfide bond formation protein B, with protein sequence MTRATAHPPHAGKSANPALTAALAVAIIAAVTLAGAWFFQLVLDIRPCPLCLEQRYAYYLAVPLGALVAFAAMKGAPRPVLLAGLAILALAALGNAWLGTYHAGVEWGLWQGPTDCTGPVGNLGSAGNLLERLDSVKVIRCDEVQWRFLGLSLAGYNVLISLLMAVIAAWGLVRTSRR encoded by the coding sequence GTGACACGCGCCACCGCACACCCGCCGCACGCCGGCAAGTCAGCCAATCCCGCGCTGACCGCGGCGCTGGCCGTGGCGATCATTGCGGCGGTGACGCTGGCGGGCGCCTGGTTCTTCCAGCTGGTGCTGGATATCCGCCCCTGTCCGCTCTGCCTCGAACAGCGCTACGCCTATTATCTCGCGGTGCCGCTGGGTGCGCTGGTCGCGTTCGCGGCCATGAAGGGCGCCCCGCGTCCGGTGCTGCTGGCGGGGCTCGCCATTCTCGCGCTAGCTGCCCTCGGTAACGCCTGGCTTGGCACCTACCATGCCGGCGTCGAATGGGGGCTTTGGCAGGGGCCGACCGATTGCACCGGCCCGGTCGGCAATCTCGGCAGCGCCGGCAATCTGCTGGAGCGGCTCGACAGCGTCAAAGTGATCCGCTGCGACGAGGTGCAATGGCGCTTCCTCGGCCTGTCGCTGGCCGGCTACAATGTGCTGATCTCGCTATTGATGGCCGTGATCGCGGCGTGGGGCCTGGTCAGGACATCCAGACGTTGA